One part of the Cyanobacterium stanieri LEGE 03274 genome encodes these proteins:
- the glyA gene encoding serine hydroxymethyltransferase: MSQTNLNYLADTDPAIAEIIANELQRQRSHLELIASENFTSPAVMAAQGSVLTNKYAEGLPGKRYYGGCHFVDQAEDLAIERAKKLFGAEMANVQPHSGAQANFAVFLTLLNPGDKIMGMDLSHGGHLTHGSPVNVSGKWFEVCQYGVSKETERLDYDEIRTLALKERPKLIICGYSAYPRIIDFAKFREIADEVGAYLLADIAHIAGLVASGHHPNPVPYCDVVTTTTHKTLRGPRGGLILTRDAELGKKLNKAVFPGTQGGPLEHVIAGKAVAFGEALKPEFKTYCAQVIANSQALGSQLVNRGFKLVSGGSDNHLNLVDLRSIGMTGKVADKLLGETSITANKNTVPFDPESPFVTSGLRLGSPAETTRGLKEAEFTEIANIIADRLLNPDDEAVRTDCMRRVEALCDRFPLYPHITIPVPALA; this comes from the coding sequence GTGAGCCAAACTAACTTAAACTATTTAGCCGATACAGATCCAGCTATAGCGGAAATTATTGCCAACGAGTTACAACGCCAAAGAAGTCATCTCGAATTAATTGCTAGTGAAAACTTTACCTCCCCTGCGGTAATGGCTGCCCAAGGTTCTGTGTTAACTAATAAATACGCTGAAGGTTTACCCGGAAAACGTTACTATGGTGGTTGTCATTTTGTCGATCAAGCCGAAGACTTAGCCATCGAAAGAGCTAAAAAATTATTCGGTGCCGAAATGGCCAACGTACAACCCCACTCTGGCGCCCAAGCTAACTTTGCCGTATTTTTAACTCTCCTCAACCCAGGGGATAAAATTATGGGCATGGACTTATCCCACGGTGGACACCTTACCCATGGTTCTCCTGTAAACGTTTCTGGTAAATGGTTTGAAGTGTGTCAATATGGCGTAAGCAAGGAAACCGAGCGCCTAGATTATGACGAAATCAGAACATTAGCACTAAAAGAGCGTCCTAAGTTAATCATTTGCGGTTATTCTGCTTATCCTCGCATTATCGATTTTGCCAAATTCCGTGAAATCGCTGACGAAGTAGGGGCATATTTACTCGCAGACATCGCCCATATCGCTGGTTTGGTAGCCAGTGGACATCACCCCAATCCTGTGCCTTATTGTGATGTGGTAACTACTACTACCCATAAAACCCTCAGAGGCCCCCGTGGTGGCTTGATTTTGACCCGTGATGCGGAATTAGGTAAAAAACTTAATAAGGCGGTATTCCCCGGTACTCAGGGCGGCCCTTTGGAACACGTCATCGCTGGTAAGGCAGTGGCTTTTGGTGAGGCGTTAAAACCTGAGTTCAAAACCTATTGCGCACAGGTGATTGCTAACTCTCAGGCTTTGGGTTCTCAGTTAGTTAACAGAGGCTTTAAGTTGGTTTCTGGTGGTAGTGATAACCATTTGAATTTGGTTGATTTACGTTCCATTGGTATGACTGGTAAGGTAGCTGATAAGTTGTTGGGTGAAACCAGCATCACTGCCAACAAAAATACTGTACCTTTTGATCCTGAATCTCCTTTTGTTACTAGCGGTTTACGTTTGGGTTCTCCTGCAGAAACCACTAGGGGCTTGAAAGAGGCTGAGTTTACCGAGATTGCCAACATTATTGCCGATCGCCTCTTAAACCCTGATGATGAGGCTGTTAGAACCGATTGTATGCGCCGTGTAGAGGCTCTGTGCGATCGTTTCCCCCTTTATCCTCACATTACTATTCCGGTACCTGCTCTGGCCTAA
- a CDS encoding class I SAM-dependent methyltransferase → MLLQPHQRVKLDDTEDTLFYAYPRFVTHVDNNFISQLTNLYRQELKPHTKILDLMSSWVSHLPPEMEFSHIEGHGMNEDELKKNDRLDHYFLQNLNSNLQLPLEDNDFDAVLCTVSIQYLQYPEAIFMEVARILKPGGVAIFSFSNRMFYQKAITAWRDATDRQRIFLTKSYFQSVPEFETPEVIAQQPETPTFLQMLGMGAKDPFYAVYARKK, encoded by the coding sequence ATGCTATTACAACCCCACCAAAGAGTAAAATTAGATGACACCGAAGACACATTATTTTACGCTTATCCTCGTTTTGTTACCCACGTTGATAATAACTTTATCTCTCAATTAACCAATCTCTATCGTCAAGAACTAAAACCCCATACAAAAATACTAGACTTAATGAGTAGTTGGGTTTCTCACCTGCCCCCAGAAATGGAATTTAGCCATATAGAAGGCCATGGTATGAATGAGGATGAGTTAAAAAAGAATGATAGGTTAGACCATTATTTTCTCCAAAATCTCAACAGTAACTTACAACTACCCCTAGAGGATAATGATTTTGATGCGGTGTTATGCACAGTTTCTATTCAATATCTGCAATACCCCGAAGCAATTTTCATGGAAGTTGCCCGTATCCTCAAACCTGGTGGAGTAGCTATTTTTAGTTTTTCCAATCGGATGTTTTACCAAAAAGCCATTACCGCTTGGCGTGATGCCACCGACAGACAAAGGATATTTTTAACCAAGTCTTATTTTCAGTCTGTGCCAGAGTTTGAAACCCCAGAAGTCATTGCACAACAACCTGAAACCCCTACTTTTTTACAGATGTTGGGTATGGGGGCAAAAGATCCCTTTTATGCAGTATATGCAAGGAAAAAATAG